In one window of Microbacterium natoriense DNA:
- the secA gene encoding preprotein translocase subunit SecA: MANPLEKLLRAGEGRVIRRLNQVVKAVNALEEDISKLTDEELRNETTELRARYEAGETLDQLMPEAFAAVREAAKRTLGMRAYDVQIMGGAALHLGNIAEMKTGEGKTLVATLPAYLNAIAGEGVHVITVNDFLASYQAELMGRVYRALGMTTGIIVSGQTPAVRREQYAADITYGTNNEFGFDYLRDNMAWRKEDLVQRDHFFAIVDEVDSILIDEARTPLIISGPSSGEANRWFAEFAKIARTLVEGEDYEVDEKKRTVGVLEPGIEKVEDYLGIDNLYESANTPLISFLNNSIKALALFKKDTDYVVMNDEVMIVDEHTGRILVGRRYNEGIHQAIEAKEGVPVKAENQTLATVTLQNYFRLYDKLAGMTGTAETEAAEFMSTYKLGVIPIPTNRPMIRKDQSDLVYKNETAKFAQVVEDIAERHASGQPVLVGTVSVEKSEYLSRLLAKKGVKHEVLNAKNHAREAEIVARAGRLGAVTVATNMAGRGTDIMLGGNAEFLAVQELKSKGLDPVETPEEYEVAWDETYEATKAVVAEEAEKVIEAGGLYVLGTERHESRRIDNQLRGRSGRQGDPGESRFYLSLTDDLMRLFQSGAAEAILNRTNFPDDVPIESGLVSRAIRSAQSQVEARNAEMRKNVLKYDDVLNRQREAIYADRRHILQGDDIADRVQHFIEDAITGVVNDHTGEGHNESWDFDALWTELKTLYPVSVTIDEVVAEAQGRKGGITAEGLTRELLSDAKIAYEKREESLGEAATRELERRVVLQVLDRRWRDHLYEMDYLKDGIGLRAMAQRDPLIEYQREGYSMFQSMMGQIKEESVGYLYNLEVEVRRAGETEATEVEAKGLADGAGDQRLQYSAPGDNGEVEVRNDRGQVQQAATDRLRQAAAARQADAQPEAEAPRGAFGQKTDAAAPAAANREQRRAQGKKKK, translated from the coding sequence GTGGCCAATCCTCTTGAGAAGCTGCTGCGTGCCGGTGAAGGGCGCGTCATCCGGCGCCTGAACCAGGTCGTCAAGGCGGTGAACGCCCTGGAGGAGGACATCTCCAAGCTCACCGACGAGGAGCTGCGCAACGAGACCACCGAGCTGCGTGCGCGCTACGAGGCGGGCGAGACTCTCGACCAGCTCATGCCCGAGGCCTTCGCCGCGGTGCGCGAGGCGGCCAAGCGCACGCTGGGCATGCGCGCCTACGACGTGCAGATCATGGGCGGCGCGGCGCTCCACCTCGGCAACATCGCCGAGATGAAGACCGGTGAGGGCAAGACGCTCGTCGCGACCCTCCCGGCCTACCTCAACGCGATCGCGGGCGAGGGCGTGCACGTCATCACCGTCAACGACTTCCTGGCCTCCTACCAGGCCGAGCTCATGGGTCGCGTGTACCGCGCCCTCGGTATGACGACCGGCATCATCGTCTCGGGGCAGACCCCTGCGGTGCGGCGCGAGCAGTACGCCGCGGACATCACCTACGGCACGAACAACGAGTTCGGGTTCGACTACCTGCGTGACAACATGGCGTGGCGCAAGGAAGACCTCGTGCAGCGCGACCACTTCTTCGCGATCGTCGACGAGGTCGACTCGATCCTCATCGACGAGGCCCGCACGCCGCTGATCATCTCCGGTCCGTCGTCCGGGGAGGCGAACCGCTGGTTCGCCGAGTTCGCGAAGATCGCTCGCACCCTCGTCGAGGGCGAGGACTACGAGGTCGACGAGAAGAAGCGCACGGTCGGCGTTCTCGAGCCCGGAATCGAGAAGGTCGAGGACTATCTCGGCATCGACAACCTCTACGAGTCCGCGAACACTCCGCTGATCTCCTTCCTGAACAACTCGATCAAGGCGCTCGCCCTGTTCAAGAAGGACACCGACTACGTCGTGATGAACGACGAGGTCATGATCGTCGACGAGCACACGGGCCGCATCCTGGTGGGACGCCGCTACAACGAGGGCATCCACCAGGCGATCGAGGCGAAGGAGGGTGTGCCGGTCAAGGCCGAGAACCAGACCCTCGCGACGGTCACGCTGCAGAACTACTTCCGTCTCTATGACAAGCTCGCGGGAATGACCGGTACGGCCGAGACCGAAGCCGCCGAGTTCATGTCGACCTACAAGCTCGGCGTGATCCCGATCCCCACGAACCGGCCGATGATCCGCAAGGACCAGTCCGACCTCGTGTACAAGAACGAGACGGCGAAGTTCGCGCAGGTCGTCGAGGACATCGCCGAGCGTCACGCCTCCGGCCAGCCCGTGCTCGTGGGCACGGTGAGCGTCGAGAAGAGCGAGTACCTTTCGCGCCTGCTCGCCAAGAAGGGCGTCAAGCACGAGGTGCTCAACGCGAAGAACCACGCTCGCGAGGCTGAGATCGTCGCCCGTGCCGGTCGTCTGGGCGCCGTCACGGTCGCGACGAACATGGCAGGCCGTGGAACCGACATCATGCTCGGCGGCAACGCCGAGTTCCTCGCCGTGCAGGAGCTCAAGTCGAAGGGGCTCGACCCGGTCGAGACGCCGGAGGAGTACGAGGTCGCCTGGGACGAGACCTACGAGGCCACGAAGGCCGTGGTCGCCGAGGAGGCCGAGAAGGTCATCGAGGCTGGCGGTCTCTACGTGCTCGGCACCGAGCGCCACGAGTCGCGCCGCATCGACAATCAGCTGCGTGGACGCTCGGGTCGCCAGGGGGACCCGGGTGAGAGCCGCTTCTACCTCAGCCTCACGGACGACCTCATGCGGCTGTTCCAGTCGGGTGCGGCCGAGGCCATCCTGAATCGCACGAACTTCCCCGACGACGTGCCGATCGAGTCGGGGCTCGTCTCCCGCGCGATCCGCAGCGCGCAGTCGCAGGTCGAGGCGCGCAACGCCGAGATGCGCAAGAACGTGCTGAAGTACGACGACGTCCTCAACCGTCAGCGCGAGGCCATCTACGCCGACCGCCGTCACATCCTCCAGGGCGACGACATCGCCGACCGCGTGCAGCACTTCATCGAAGATGCGATCACGGGTGTCGTGAACGACCACACCGGTGAGGGCCACAACGAGAGCTGGGACTTCGATGCTCTCTGGACCGAGCTCAAGACCCTCTACCCGGTGAGCGTGACGATCGACGAGGTCGTGGCTGAGGCGCAGGGTCGTAAGGGCGGCATCACGGCTGAAGGGCTCACACGCGAGCTGCTCTCCGACGCGAAGATCGCGTACGAGAAGCGTGAGGAATCGCTCGGGGAGGCGGCGACGCGCGAGCTGGAGCGACGCGTCGTGCTGCAGGTCCTCGATCGCCGCTGGCGCGACCACCTCTACGAGATGGACTACCTCAAGGACGGCATCGGACTGCGTGCGATGGCTCAGCGCGACCCGCTGATCGAGTACCAGCGCGAGGGCTACTCGATGTTCCAGTCGATGATGGGGCAGATCAAGGAGGAGTCGGTCGGCTACCTCTACAACCTCGAGGTCGAGGTCCGCCGTGCCGGCGAGACCGAGGCGACAGAGGTCGAGGCCAAGGGCCTGGCCGATGGCGCCGGAGATCAGCGCCTGCAGTACTCGGCGCCGGGCGACAACGGCGAGGTCGAGGTGCGCAACGATCGAGGCCAGGTGCAGCAGGCGGCGACCGATCGGCTCCGCCAGGCAGCTGCGGCCCGCCAGGCCGACGCGCAGCCCGAGGCCGAGGCTCCGCGTGGAGCCTTCGGCCAGAAGACGGATGCCGCAGCTCCGGCCGCGGCAAACCGCGAGCAGCGACGCGCCCAGGGCAAGAAGAAGAAGTAG